A single genomic interval of Brevibacillus brevis harbors:
- a CDS encoding helix-turn-helix domain-containing protein, with protein sequence MVVAEMRSSFGCVLKRYREEAGLTLAELSIKTDISSGTISKIETDSLTLPNMRNVIRLAETLDISLYEAVMPYLDKIKRTKTFELLLETAINQGNAVLTQKIASKLLECPKSNTFLSLDYLYQLAGNMENIEFRFLIYGVISQYSREHGIPVFLARSLYQKYLIQRDSFKKLDESYIEGMELLHYISYLHVDERVMTYYKLGSHALFRGCHEECIHLCKKGINEDHKRDELTAKAYLAIIIAYIELRDYILAKVYLDAYEQLDCLNVQKESQYLRAILYAKTTDDIEKAVPLLLDCLHMRPQNEKLPVVNDLLDIYIRLGDELGVVDIFRSESSFLPTNVGTPNQCTHLGLYFRAKGNFYIEKGDLDMGCASLLESAMYYKKMMKLEEAIKSIGYIFEYYTANKENLPFGILQKMEILYTVHNT encoded by the coding sequence GTGGTTGTGGCGGAAATGAGATCGTCGTTTGGCTGCGTTTTGAAAAGGTATCGAGAAGAGGCGGGGCTGACTTTAGCGGAGTTATCTATAAAAACAGACATATCCTCTGGCACGATCAGTAAGATCGAAACAGACTCTCTCACTTTGCCAAATATGCGGAATGTAATTCGATTAGCTGAAACGCTAGATATATCTTTGTACGAGGCGGTTATGCCATATTTAGATAAGATTAAAAGGACTAAAACGTTTGAATTATTGCTGGAAACGGCGATCAATCAGGGGAATGCCGTTCTTACACAAAAAATCGCATCTAAGCTATTAGAATGCCCTAAGAGCAACACGTTTCTTTCGTTAGATTATCTTTATCAATTGGCGGGAAACATGGAAAATATAGAATTTCGATTTTTAATATATGGTGTGATTTCTCAGTATTCGCGCGAACATGGTATTCCTGTATTTTTAGCCAGGTCGTTATATCAGAAATATCTTATTCAACGTGATAGCTTTAAAAAATTGGACGAGTCGTATATAGAAGGTATGGAGTTATTGCACTATATTTCGTATCTACACGTGGATGAAAGGGTTATGACTTACTATAAGTTGGGTTCGCATGCGTTATTTCGGGGATGTCATGAAGAGTGCATTCATCTATGTAAGAAAGGTATTAATGAAGATCATAAGCGAGATGAGCTGACAGCAAAAGCGTACCTAGCTATTATCATCGCTTACATTGAGTTAAGGGACTATATTCTGGCTAAAGTATATTTGGATGCGTATGAACAATTAGATTGTTTAAATGTACAGAAAGAATCTCAATATCTTCGAGCTATATTATACGCAAAGACTACGGATGATATTGAAAAGGCAGTACCATTATTATTAGATTGCTTGCACATGCGCCCGCAAAACGAAAAGTTACCAGTGGTAAATGATCTGCTGGATATTTATATAAGATTAGGTGATGAGTTGGGGGTCGTAGATATTTTTCGGTCAGAATCGTCATTTTTGCCGACTAACGTTGGTACACCGAACCAATGTACTCATCTAGGTTTATATTTTCGCGCAAAAGGGAATTTTTACATTGAAAAAGGCGATTTAGATATGGGGTGTGCCAGTTTATTAGAAAGTGCTATGTATTATAAGAAAATGATGAAATTGGAAGAAGCGATTAAAAGCATTGGGTATATATTTGAGTACTATACAGCTAACAAGGAAAATTTACCTTTCGGCATACTCCAAAAAATGGAAATATTGTATACTGTACATAATACCTAA
- a CDS encoding helix-turn-helix transcriptional regulator, whose translation MKNRIKEFREIGNISQGRLAELCNVSRQTINAIENNKYDPSLQLAFDLARNLGVTIDELFQPYSKE comes from the coding sequence ATGAAAAATCGAATAAAGGAATTTCGAGAAATAGGGAACATCTCGCAAGGCAGGTTGGCTGAGCTGTGTAATGTTAGCAGACAGACCATCAATGCGATAGAGAACAACAAATACGATCCGAGCCTGCAATTGGCGTTTGATTTGGCGAGGAATTTAGGGGTAACGATTGACGAGCTGTTTCAACCATACAGTAAGGAGTGA
- a CDS encoding DUF779 domain-containing protein, protein MSQPEKVLATDAALALIERLRAKHGDLMFHQSGGCCDGSSPMCYPLGEFLVGAQDVLLGEIGGCPFYMGKAQYEYWKHTQLIIDVVNGRGGMFSLEGPEGVRFLTRSRVFPES, encoded by the coding sequence ATGAGCCAGCCAGAAAAAGTGCTCGCGACAGATGCTGCACTGGCATTAATTGAACGGCTTCGCGCCAAACACGGTGACCTGATGTTTCACCAGTCAGGGGGCTGCTGCGATGGCAGTTCCCCCATGTGTTACCCGCTCGGAGAATTTCTCGTGGGTGCGCAGGACGTCCTGTTGGGGGAGATCGGAGGCTGCCCGTTCTACATGGGCAAAGCGCAGTATGAGTATTGGAAGCATACGCAGCTCATCATTGACGTCGTGAATGGGCGTGGCGGAATGTTTTCGCTGGAAGGACCTGAGGGGGTACGCTTCCTCACACGTTCACGGGTATTTCCCGAATCATAA
- a CDS encoding DUF6973 domain-containing protein has translation MKKFKRVLVPFVVFSLLVAPVSVLTPASAKSTEKIAESIAEEKKKYEKSYEKVDFRFSEIILEELTQYEKDHPKATEDEINEHFLELCEIYNKDNKNIKNLASSSDGDWDDFYDYADGVVTLNPKEQALYDQSPSKGFKALMAGKGAWNYTELAFGRNGTDEESDAFRHALWNMWIVWAVNDSWAEKWTSAHEDGASYQNKKSLTYKMDMHNNEEGRYKAAQEGIDSDSSRSDVKIAIDELYKSGKLKKINKPNKKESTWTLERFTGKEEDYADQDLPPIT, from the coding sequence ATGAAGAAATTTAAAAGAGTATTAGTGCCTTTTGTCGTGTTCTCATTATTAGTTGCTCCAGTGTCAGTCTTGACGCCAGCATCTGCTAAAAGTACAGAGAAAATCGCTGAAAGTATTGCCGAGGAGAAAAAGAAATACGAAAAATCTTATGAGAAAGTTGACTTTAGATTTTCAGAAATAATTTTAGAAGAGTTGACTCAATATGAAAAGGATCACCCAAAAGCGACTGAAGATGAAATTAATGAACATTTTTTGGAACTGTGCGAAATATACAACAAGGATAACAAAAATATAAAGAACCTGGCTTCAAGCTCTGATGGTGATTGGGATGATTTCTATGATTATGCTGATGGAGTAGTTACACTGAATCCAAAAGAGCAGGCATTGTATGATCAATCGCCGTCAAAAGGATTTAAAGCTCTTATGGCAGGGAAAGGGGCATGGAATTATACAGAATTAGCTTTCGGTAGAAATGGTACTGATGAAGAATCAGATGCTTTTCGACATGCGTTATGGAATATGTGGATAGTATGGGCAGTGAATGATAGTTGGGCAGAAAAGTGGACGAGTGCACACGAAGATGGTGCTTCCTATCAAAACAAAAAATCTTTAACATATAAAATGGATATGCACAATAATGAAGAAGGACGATACAAAGCAGCACAAGAGGGGATAGACAGTGATAGCAGTCGTTCAGACGTTAAAATTGCGATTGATGAGTTATACAAAAGCGGAAAGCTTAAAAAAATAAATAAACCAAACAAAAAAGAGAGTACCTGGACACTAGAGAGATTTACAGGTAAAGAAGAGGATTATGCAGATCAAGATCTTCCCCCTATTACGTAA
- a CDS encoding sigma-54-dependent Fis family transcriptional regulator: MSTIVQQSWKRCQESNLKVTEKANDQIISARRIKEIIQDNHPLIRESLPLFNKLAPFLLSTEHIALLSDREGNIIQTIGDPVFANQAQKVQLQIGANWTEDYKGTNAIGTALIAQQPIQVQGEQHYFLENRFLTCSAAPIFSPAGELLGIIDISTRKEYSHPFALTIACMIAEALQNRFLLADAERVIALPTLSRPGDSRGKLALVGLDRDERIVGLNEVAQQQLGKEALGTRVSAEQERAGRHVKDHRPRFWSAAPKEKLKPFPRLAGSCPLFLQAKMLGQKAAQVDFPVIILGESGTGKELFAQMVHETGPRAHEPFIAVNCSSIPENLIESELFGYESGSFTGAHREGRIGKFEAAKKGTIFLDEIGDMSLRAQAALLRVLQEKVVTPVGSNQSRPIYARIIAATHRNLSEEIKAGRFRADLYYRLKGVSIHLPSLKKRSDIIQVAEHLLQQIDTEQPYMLTTEAQDKLCAYSWPGNIRELQGVLIQAVFLAEGDTIDCDHIQLEGLMEADTPESSDHAIPSLRETERKAIKKALEKSGGNVSRAAKMLQIGRNTLYRKIEEYQIGAAINQE; encoded by the coding sequence TTGTCGACGATTGTTCAGCAATCTTGGAAGCGCTGTCAGGAATCGAACCTCAAGGTTACGGAGAAGGCCAATGATCAAATCATTTCTGCCCGACGAATCAAAGAAATCATTCAGGATAATCACCCTCTGATTCGTGAAAGTCTCCCGCTTTTTAACAAGCTTGCTCCCTTTTTGTTATCGACAGAGCACATCGCACTCTTGTCTGACCGGGAAGGAAATATTATTCAAACGATCGGGGACCCGGTCTTCGCCAACCAGGCACAAAAAGTACAGTTACAAATCGGAGCGAACTGGACAGAAGACTATAAAGGAACCAATGCGATTGGGACAGCACTGATCGCACAGCAGCCGATTCAGGTACAGGGAGAGCAACACTACTTCTTGGAAAATCGCTTTCTTACATGCTCAGCGGCACCTATTTTTTCACCTGCGGGTGAGCTGTTGGGCATCATTGACATTAGTACGCGTAAAGAATATTCCCATCCGTTTGCCCTAACCATTGCTTGCATGATCGCAGAGGCTCTGCAAAACCGCTTTTTGTTAGCAGATGCGGAGCGCGTGATTGCCTTACCAACTTTATCACGCCCAGGAGATAGTCGAGGAAAGCTGGCACTCGTCGGCTTGGATCGGGACGAGCGTATCGTGGGCCTAAATGAGGTCGCGCAGCAGCAGCTTGGAAAGGAAGCCTTGGGAACAAGAGTCAGTGCGGAGCAAGAGCGTGCTGGTCGTCATGTGAAAGATCATCGCCCGCGTTTTTGGTCTGCGGCACCCAAAGAAAAGCTGAAGCCGTTTCCGCGTTTAGCTGGTTCATGCCCGCTCTTCTTGCAGGCAAAAATGCTCGGACAAAAGGCAGCGCAGGTAGATTTTCCTGTGATCATTTTGGGGGAAAGCGGTACGGGAAAAGAGCTGTTTGCTCAAATGGTCCACGAGACAGGTCCGCGCGCGCATGAGCCTTTTATCGCAGTGAACTGCAGTTCAATTCCAGAAAATTTGATCGAGAGCGAATTATTTGGATATGAAAGCGGGTCATTCACAGGGGCACATCGGGAAGGAAGAATCGGAAAGTTTGAAGCGGCGAAAAAAGGCACGATCTTTTTGGATGAGATCGGGGATATGTCTTTGCGTGCGCAAGCGGCACTTCTGCGCGTTTTGCAGGAAAAGGTCGTCACTCCGGTGGGGAGCAATCAATCCCGCCCCATTTATGCGCGGATCATTGCTGCTACGCATCGAAACCTGTCAGAGGAGATCAAAGCGGGACGTTTTCGGGCTGACCTGTACTACCGGCTCAAAGGGGTCTCCATTCATTTGCCGTCATTGAAAAAGCGCAGTGATATCATCCAGGTGGCGGAGCATCTATTGCAGCAGATCGACACAGAACAACCGTACATGCTAACCACTGAGGCACAGGACAAGCTGTGTGCTTATTCGTGGCCGGGCAATATCCGGGAACTGCAAGGCGTGCTGATTCAAGCGGTGTTCTTGGCAGAGGGGGACACTATTGATTGCGATCACATCCAGCTAGAGGGATTGATGGAAGCCGATACGCCTGAGTCTTCGGATCATGCCATTCCTTCGTTGCGTGAAACAGAGAGAAAAGCGATCAAAAAGGCCCTCGAAAAAAGTGGCGGTAATGTCAGCAGGGCGGCCAAAATGCTGCAAATCGGACGCAATACCTTGTATCGCAAAATAGAAGAATACCAGATTGGGGCAGCGATTAATCAGGAATAG
- a CDS encoding aldehyde dehydrogenase family protein: MEARAYDLYIGGEWVKTESYIPVLHKYTGACIARIAKAEQQHVTEAVEASWETFKADKLTPFQRYKILLKASELMEERRDEMERSLIREVGKTRKDAMNELDRTINTLRLSAEEAKKIHGEMIPLQATEGSENRLGFTIRVPKGVIGAITPFNYPLLLSTHKIAPALAAGNTLVVKPATVTPIATFLLVEILEEAGLPKGYVNIVTGAGSQVGEWLLDEERIAMYTFTGSGEVGRRIKERSGMRPVALELGNNSPNIVHLDADLELAARQTAARSFHNAGQACIAVQRIYVHESVMQAFSDLYIWHVNQLKVGNPEDPDTDVGPMISEKEASRTEEWVQEAISQGARSLLPVKREGALFYPTVLVDTRPEMKVVCREVFAPVVTIIPYNDLDDAFAQANDSEYGLQAGIFTRDLNVAMKAARVLEYGGVVINDVSTYRNDVMPYGGIKNSGLGKEGPRYAVEEMTEERMVVINL; encoded by the coding sequence ATGGAAGCGAGAGCGTATGATTTGTACATCGGTGGAGAATGGGTGAAAACCGAGAGCTACATTCCCGTCCTTCACAAATATACGGGCGCGTGCATCGCGCGTATTGCCAAGGCAGAGCAACAGCATGTAACAGAAGCGGTGGAAGCTTCGTGGGAGACGTTTAAGGCGGACAAATTAACTCCTTTTCAACGATACAAAATCTTGCTAAAAGCCTCTGAGCTAATGGAGGAGCGCCGGGACGAGATGGAGCGATCCTTGATTCGCGAAGTGGGCAAAACGCGCAAGGACGCGATGAATGAGCTGGATCGGACGATCAATACACTGCGCTTGTCGGCAGAGGAAGCCAAGAAAATTCACGGGGAAATGATTCCGCTGCAAGCAACGGAAGGCTCGGAAAACCGTCTGGGCTTTACCATTCGGGTGCCAAAGGGAGTAATCGGTGCTATTACGCCGTTTAACTATCCCTTGCTGCTCAGCACGCACAAGATCGCGCCAGCGCTAGCCGCAGGAAATACGCTGGTGGTTAAACCAGCTACAGTCACGCCTATCGCAACCTTTCTGCTGGTGGAGATCCTGGAGGAAGCGGGCTTGCCAAAAGGCTATGTAAATATCGTGACAGGGGCAGGCAGTCAGGTAGGGGAATGGCTGCTGGATGAAGAGCGCATCGCCATGTACACCTTTACCGGGTCAGGAGAAGTCGGTCGCCGCATCAAGGAGCGAAGTGGCATGCGTCCTGTTGCGCTGGAGCTGGGCAACAACTCTCCCAATATCGTGCACCTCGATGCAGATTTGGAGCTGGCAGCCCGTCAAACAGCCGCCCGCAGCTTTCACAATGCAGGTCAAGCGTGCATTGCTGTCCAGCGCATTTACGTGCATGAATCGGTTATGCAAGCGTTCAGTGACTTGTATATCTGGCATGTAAATCAGTTGAAGGTAGGGAACCCGGAAGATCCGGACACGGATGTCGGACCGATGATCAGTGAAAAAGAAGCGAGTCGTACCGAGGAATGGGTACAGGAAGCAATTAGCCAAGGGGCCAGATCGCTCTTGCCTGTCAAACGGGAGGGAGCTCTCTTCTATCCCACTGTGTTGGTGGATACAAGGCCAGAGATGAAGGTGGTTTGCCGGGAAGTGTTCGCGCCCGTCGTCACGATTATTCCATACAATGATCTTGATGACGCGTTTGCACAAGCCAACGATTCGGAGTACGGCTTGCAGGCGGGGATTTTTACCCGTGATTTGAACGTTGCGATGAAAGCAGCACGCGTGCTGGAGTACGGTGGCGTGGTGATCAACGACGTATCGACCTATCGCAATGACGTCATGCCATACGGCGGAATCAAAAACAGCGGACTGGGCAAGGAAGGTCCGCGTTACGCAGTCGAAGAGATGACGGAAGAGCGAATGGTGGTGATCAACCTATGA
- a CDS encoding tartrate dehydrogenase, with the protein MLHYSIAVIPGDGIGPEVMEEGLKVLGAIEESHGGIRFARDVMDWNCSYYLQHGKMMPENGLPILKNYDLILLGAIGAPEVPDHVSVWELILPIRRAFQQYVNLRPVKLLKGLESPLRYKGHADLDFVVVRENTEGEYSNMGGRMHQGTPYEMAVQNNVFTRYGTERILKYAYALAEKRSKKSVTAATKSNGINHSMPFWDEIVKEVSQEYPGIQTNLYHIDALAAYFITRPETFDVVVASNLFGDILTDLGAAIVGGLGLAPSANINPERKYPSMFEPIHGSAPDIAGKGIANPIAQVWSIAMMMDHLDLPELSAVIMNAIENVLQDGKVLTPDLGGTATTIELGDEIVRHIYQTTR; encoded by the coding sequence TTGCTTCACTATTCCATTGCAGTAATTCCAGGAGACGGAATCGGTCCCGAGGTCATGGAAGAAGGCCTGAAAGTGTTGGGAGCCATAGAAGAGAGTCACGGCGGCATTCGGTTTGCTCGTGATGTCATGGATTGGAACTGTAGCTACTATCTCCAACACGGCAAAATGATGCCGGAGAATGGACTCCCTATTTTAAAAAACTATGATTTGATTCTGCTTGGTGCAATTGGTGCGCCCGAGGTTCCGGACCATGTCTCTGTGTGGGAGTTGATCTTGCCGATTCGCCGTGCATTCCAGCAGTATGTGAACCTTCGCCCGGTCAAGCTGCTTAAAGGTCTGGAAAGTCCCCTTCGCTATAAGGGGCATGCCGATCTCGATTTCGTCGTGGTGCGGGAGAATACAGAGGGTGAATACTCCAATATGGGCGGGCGCATGCACCAGGGTACACCGTACGAAATGGCGGTGCAAAACAATGTATTTACCCGGTACGGCACAGAGCGCATCCTCAAATACGCTTACGCACTGGCGGAAAAGCGTTCGAAAAAGAGCGTGACCGCAGCGACGAAGTCCAACGGCATCAACCATTCCATGCCTTTCTGGGATGAGATCGTCAAGGAAGTCAGTCAGGAATACCCAGGTATCCAGACCAATCTGTATCATATCGACGCACTCGCTGCCTATTTCATCACGCGACCAGAAACGTTTGACGTCGTTGTCGCGAGCAACCTGTTTGGAGACATTTTGACCGATCTCGGAGCGGCGATCGTCGGTGGTTTGGGTTTGGCCCCTTCCGCGAACATCAATCCGGAGCGCAAGTATCCATCCATGTTTGAGCCCATTCACGGCTCTGCGCCAGATATCGCGGGGAAAGGTATCGCCAATCCGATCGCACAAGTATGGAGCATCGCCATGATGATGGATCATCTCGATCTGCCAGAGCTCAGTGCTGTCATCATGAACGCCATCGAAAACGTGTTGCAAGATGGCAAGGTGCTCACTCCTGATCTTGGGGGGACGGCGACAACAATAGAATTGGGAGACGAAATCGTTCGCCACATCTATCAAACAACGAGATAA
- the adh gene encoding aldehyde dehydrogenase, which produces MIYAQPGQVGSKVTFKNRYENYIGGNWVPPVKGEYFENASPVTGKVFCEVARSTAEDIELALDAAHEAKDAWGRTSVAQRANILLKIADRMEANLEMLANAETWENGKPVRETLAADIPLAIDHFRYFAGAIRAQESTLAEIDNDTVAYHFHEPLGVVGQIIPWNFPLLMATWKLAPALAAGNCVVLKPAEQTPASIMVLMELIGDLLPPGVVNVVNGFGLEAGKPLASSNRIAKIAFTGETTTGRLIMQYASQNIIPVTLELGGKSPNIFFPDVAAKDDAFFNKAIEGFVLFALNQGEVCTCPSRALIHESIYDQFMERALQRVANIKQGNPLDTDTMIGAQASLEQVEKILSYLDIGKQEGAECLIGGARAQLAGDLEGGYYIQPTVFKGHNKMRIFQEEIFGPVVSVTTFQDTEEALAMANDTLYGLGAGVWTRDTNTAYRMGREIQAGRVWTNCYHAYPAHAAFGGYKMSGIGRENHKMMLSHYQQTKNLLVSYSDQALGFF; this is translated from the coding sequence ATGATCTATGCTCAGCCCGGCCAAGTCGGTTCCAAGGTGACTTTCAAAAATCGTTATGAAAACTACATCGGGGGTAATTGGGTTCCGCCAGTGAAAGGTGAGTATTTCGAAAACGCATCACCTGTAACAGGCAAGGTCTTTTGCGAGGTAGCCCGTTCGACAGCCGAAGATATTGAACTAGCACTGGACGCTGCCCATGAGGCAAAAGACGCGTGGGGTCGTACCTCTGTTGCACAGCGCGCCAATATTTTGTTAAAAATCGCGGATCGGATGGAAGCAAATCTGGAGATGCTGGCAAACGCAGAGACGTGGGAGAACGGCAAGCCTGTTCGTGAAACACTCGCGGCCGACATCCCGCTGGCAATTGACCATTTCCGTTACTTCGCCGGAGCCATCCGCGCTCAAGAAAGTACACTCGCTGAAATCGATAACGATACGGTCGCTTACCATTTCCATGAGCCACTCGGTGTCGTTGGTCAAATTATTCCGTGGAACTTCCCGCTCCTCATGGCTACATGGAAGCTGGCTCCAGCCTTGGCTGCGGGAAACTGCGTCGTCCTCAAGCCAGCAGAGCAAACACCTGCATCCATCATGGTGCTGATGGAGCTGATCGGCGACCTGCTCCCGCCTGGCGTCGTCAACGTTGTAAACGGCTTCGGTCTGGAAGCGGGTAAACCTCTCGCTTCAAGCAACCGCATCGCGAAAATCGCTTTTACAGGTGAAACGACGACAGGACGCTTGATCATGCAATACGCTTCCCAAAATATCATTCCAGTGACGCTGGAGCTGGGCGGAAAATCGCCAAACATCTTCTTCCCGGATGTGGCTGCAAAAGACGATGCCTTCTTTAACAAAGCAATTGAAGGATTCGTACTGTTTGCGCTCAACCAAGGCGAGGTTTGCACATGCCCATCCCGTGCGCTCATTCACGAAAGCATTTACGATCAATTCATGGAGCGTGCCCTGCAACGGGTAGCCAATATCAAGCAAGGAAATCCGCTCGATACAGATACGATGATCGGCGCACAAGCTTCCTTGGAGCAGGTAGAAAAAATCCTCTCCTACCTGGATATCGGCAAACAAGAAGGAGCCGAATGCCTGATTGGCGGCGCTCGTGCACAGCTTGCAGGTGATCTCGAGGGCGGCTACTACATCCAGCCAACTGTCTTTAAAGGCCACAACAAGATGCGCATCTTCCAGGAAGAAATCTTCGGTCCGGTCGTTTCCGTAACGACCTTCCAGGATACAGAAGAAGCGCTCGCCATGGCAAATGATACGCTGTATGGCTTGGGTGCTGGAGTATGGACACGCGACACAAACACAGCTTACCGCATGGGCCGCGAAATCCAGGCTGGTCGCGTCTGGACCAACTGCTACCACGCTTACCCGGCTCACGCAGCATTTGGCGGCTACAAAATGTCCGGTATCGGCCGCGAGAATCACAAAATGATGCTGTCTCACTACCAACAAACGAAAAACCTGCTGGTCAGCTACAGCGACCAAGCTCTGGGCTTCTTTTGA
- a CDS encoding SDR family oxidoreductase, translating into MNGQLLQGKTAMVTGAASGMGKAIAKLFADEGANVILADLNKEAAVAVAQELPQGKGHAVQTDVADDTSVAALVKETLEVYGSIDVLVNCAGVPQAFTPIEELTLEQWDRIMSVNTKSIFLTTRHAVPHMKEKGKGSIINIASIAGIRARPGLNAYCASKGAAIMLSKALAIELAPFQIRVNVINPGPAETPMLGKFINGDEAEVEAGKKDIFISSVPLGMLIQPEDIAQAALYLASDLSKIVTGEVMNVDGGRGI; encoded by the coding sequence ATGAATGGGCAACTTTTGCAAGGAAAAACGGCGATGGTAACAGGGGCAGCGTCAGGAATGGGCAAGGCTATTGCGAAGCTTTTTGCGGACGAGGGAGCCAACGTCATCCTGGCTGATTTGAACAAGGAGGCGGCAGTAGCGGTCGCTCAAGAGCTGCCACAAGGAAAAGGTCATGCAGTACAAACAGATGTGGCAGACGATACGAGTGTTGCTGCACTCGTAAAGGAAACGCTCGAAGTGTACGGCTCGATCGATGTCCTGGTCAACTGCGCGGGTGTTCCCCAAGCGTTTACCCCTATTGAGGAGCTGACCTTGGAGCAGTGGGATCGGATCATGTCTGTGAACACGAAGTCGATCTTTTTGACGACAAGGCATGCGGTGCCTCACATGAAGGAGAAGGGCAAAGGCAGCATCATCAACATCGCTTCGATTGCCGGGATTCGCGCTCGTCCGGGGTTGAATGCGTACTGCGCGTCCAAGGGGGCCGCTATCATGTTGAGCAAGGCACTGGCGATTGAGCTCGCTCCTTTTCAAATCAGGGTCAATGTCATCAATCCAGGGCCGGCAGAGACACCGATGCTGGGTAAGTTTATCAATGGAGATGAAGCGGAAGTAGAGGCCGGGAAAAAAGATATTTTCATCAGCAGTGTACCATTGGGCATGTTGATTCAGCCGGAGGATATCGCGCAGGCGGCCCTTTATTTGGCTTCTGATCTATCCAAAATTGTCACGGGCGAGGTCATGAATGTAGACGGTGGAAGAGGGATCTAG